A section of the Phaseolus vulgaris cultivar G19833 chromosome 8, P. vulgaris v2.0, whole genome shotgun sequence genome encodes:
- the LOC137824876 gene encoding uncharacterized mitochondrial protein AtMg00810-like, with the protein MESCKEASTPMPSSNYMDADAAGKRVDQTKYRGLIGSLLYLTASTPDIMFAVCLCARYQANPKESHFKAAKRILKYLKGTSIVGLWYPSYSPIHLIGYSDSDFAGCKLDR; encoded by the coding sequence atggagagttgcaaggaAGCAAGCACACCTATGCCATCAAGCAACtacatggatgcagatgctgctggaaaaagggtagatcaaacaaaatacagaggtttgattggctctttgctttatctaacagcaaGTACACCGGACATTATGTTTGCggtatgtctttgtgcaagatatcaagcaaatccgaaggagtcacacttcaaagctgcaaagagaattctgaaatatctcaaaggaacatcaattgttgggttatggtatccttcttaCTCGcccattcatttaattggctattcagattctgattttgcaggatgcaagctagatagataa